The genomic interval GTTacaaagatttaaaaatgttgcTCAAGAAAATGCAGTGATATTGAAGtgttgtatttttgtatttgttccCACACGACATGATCTTGCTGTCATTTTGTTGACCTTGTATCGCCATTTTGCCTGCGGCAGGGATGGAGCAGCACAGGATGGAAATCCAGATGGTGACAGTGACAGTACAGCTCCATCACCCACGAATGAGGATGGGCTGTCAGAGATCAGTAAGATACTTTCATGGTTGTGTTTAACTGGCTGCATGAAGTAATGTGTGTCGTACAGTATGTGCTGATCAGTTTGCTTCAGTTACGCTTCTCTACCACTAGGGGTCTCTGCATACACATTGGACAGGTGTGTCCATAAATTTACGCACATTTCTAAGCTAAGAAATTGATAAATACCATCCTATATGTAAAAATGTGTATCTGCACAGTTTACGCACAAAGTTGTTCGTACACATGGTTGATAAATGAAACCCCAGGCACTGCTCCTTTCCaagcttttatttgtttttttgtgacgTTTATCTGCTTTTTCACATCTATAACAGACATTTGTCTGAAGGCAGAAAGGCAGAACTGTTACACAGGTAGCTGGTCCCAGCAGCATCAGAGGCTTCCATCCAGCAGACCAGCGGAGAGCCGGTACCGCTAACGGACCTCAGAACAGCAGGGCCTTGTTCTCACAGATCCACCGGTTACGCATGTCAGGATTTGTTGATCTCCAGCTGTTCAAGGCTTTATCTTTATGGCCTGTGTTTGTTAAAACGTGAGTTTTATTCTGGCTTCCAGCATCTGCCCAGAACCTGGAACAAAAGGAACAGTTTTGGATTTAAATTCAATACAAAAGCTTGACAACTTAAATACTTTTAATACTTGATGTTTACAATTTGAGATTCTCAGGAACATTTGATATGTGACAGGAATTTGTCTTTGAGTTTACAGAACTGTGCTCAATCGTGTTAGATATCAAAGGCAAGGTGTAGAAACTACTGGTGAACTGAATTGGGGCGATCTCTCACGCCGCCGTGGTACGAGCTCTCACCCTGTGGTCAGTGAAGAACCGTTGATCCAGACCCAGTCCTGTGCTTTTCCAGTCAGTCCGATCCAGTAACCGTGATATTCGTCATAGTATGTGGGTGCAAAGTTCATGATGAACATCTGAATGGAGACAGTGAGGTTATTCATGGCCACACTGCATAGTAGATACAGATACAGTAGGAGCtgtgtttaaataatttaaaaactccAAGGTTTTGGGAATTGATTTAGTAACTATTTCTCTATTAAATCAAAGTATATGtgtagcaaaaatgtgaacgTTCATAGGTGCATTAGATAAATGGCATATTCTGTGCTGACTGACAGTGGTTATCCTGTGTACATCTTTGTTGGTAGCTACACAATAGGCAATAAGTTATTACATCTATGAGTACTGTCACAGAAACATGATTTAGTTCATTGGACTGTCGTACCTGTTCCTCTTCGTTTTGTATCGTTAACAGATCAGCCCCCATTTTGATGCATTCAAGACGACTGTCTTTCCATGATTTCCTCGTTTCCCATTTTTGACCAAGAAACACGAAATAACACTTTGAATTGTTGAACGTCCAGCCTTTTGGGCAGCGTGAGCATCTTCTCGCTGCACAGGAGAAACCAGGAGTAATAATACATACTAGCTTTCAGGTTGTCCGTTCATCTGTCTTCCATGACCAATATCCAGCATATAGCTTATATGTAACAGGGAATACCCTGGACAGGCTGCCAGTTTATCACAGGCGTACACTGATGCACTATGGGTAATTTAGTGTTTCCATTTCACTTAATCCCATGTTTGTGAAGGTTACTGCATGGGAGGTGTGTGGCTACAGGTTGGGACTCATGctcgtgatcagaaggtcactagtTCAAATCCTGCAGCTATCAGCGATTTCACCATTGTGTGCTCCAATGAGGCTCTTAACCACAATTGCTCCAGCAGCACAGTCTGATCCACCAATGTACCCAGAGGCGTGAAGAGACTTTCCTAGCATATGGGGGAAAACACCACGTGAATTAAAGCAGAACTAGGAAGGCCAGGTCTCACCTTTTGAACAATATCTTTCCACCAGAAAATTACGGAACTGTAAAATCTCATCCAGCAAAGTCGGACCCTTAAGCAGCTGTGTGTTCTCGCTCTCCAGTGATTCGTTCTGAGCAGAGAGATTGTTATTCAGCTCTTGTAGCTGCTGATTGGCTTCCTTAAAGGCACTGTTTTCCTTTCTGAGCTGCCCTGTAGTAAGATAATCTGCAGAGAGACACAGTCATGCTGAATAGACCTTCCACACCATGTATTGGAGTGAGAGAGTTAATATGGGCTTTGATGTGACACAAAGGAATTCAGAAACGGAGGAATCAATCCATTAATATAGAACAGAATCTGATTCAGTACAAGTGTGTAGTACATGGGCGTCGCTAGGCCatttttaggggggctttaGCCCCCCTAACATTTGTACTCAGCCCCCCTAAAAATTCTCCATAAACTTTACACAAATTGCTGATCGGCCACGTcccctttaaatttcatatgaaaacGGCGGCAGACTTCGGCTCCGCAACGTCTTTCAGCGCGGTCTTCAACTGAAGCATCACAGACTGCGGCATCACAGACTGCGGCATCACAGACTGCGGCATCACAGAGCGAGGATTAAGCCAAGGTGTGTGTTTTTCGATAAATTGTTATATCTGCATCAATGCAGTCctttttcataaatacagtttacaaaaaatgtcaaaattttcGCTGTTacgtcatcacaccagctgtttTCTCTAGCGAAAAGGAAGCCCTTAATACATACCCTATTAAACTATAGTCTACTTCATAAAACAATGATGCTGTTGCTGTTTTAATTGGAAAACCTAACTGtctatataaaacattacacagtGCATGGCATTAACTGCCATAGAGTTATgcacataaatgattaaaaacagtgacagacagcattCAATGCACTCGTTTTAACTGCATAGCAGTGTGATTTACAGAGATagaaaaatcctgtttttttgtaataaatattgtattgtattaaataatgtcccagatcgtgaaaaacatttattagccTTAGAGTAGGGTTTTTTGtcactttgatttttaaaaagtttcttttttaatgaatagaaacaaaaaaagaatgatataaaaaaagatgttttgtttAAGTACATTAAGACAATGTTTGTCTATATTAATGAATTAGATTAAATAGCCTAGTAAATATAAAGTTTTAAGGGGTTGAATGTAGAACCTACTATCTTATTTACAGTGGGTAcggaaagtattcagacccccttcaatttttcactctttgttatattgcagccatttgctaaaatcatttaaaatattttttttcctcattaatgtacacacagcaccccatattgacagacaaaaaaaagaatttttgaaattgttgcagatttattaaaaaagaaaaactgaaatatcacatggtcctaagtattcagaccctttgctgTGACACTCATATATTTAACTCAGGTGCTTTCCATTTCTTCTGGTCatccttcattcattcatttgagtCCAGCTGTGTTTGATTATACTGATTGGACTTGATTAGGAAAGCCACACACCCGTCTATATAAGACCTTACAGCTCACAATGCATGTCAGAGCAAATGAGAATCATGAGGTCAAAGGAACTGCCTGAAGAGCTCAGAGACAGAATTGTGGCAAGGCACAGATCTGGCCAAggttacaaaaaaaattctgctgtaCTTAAGGTTCCCAAGAGCACAGTGGCCTCCATAATCCTTAAATGGAAGACGTTTGGGACGACCAGAACCTTTCCTAGAGCTGGCCGTCCGGCCAAGCTGAGCTACCGGGGGAGAAGAGCCTTGGTGAGAGATGTAAAGAAGAACCCAAAGATCACTTTGGCTG from Paramormyrops kingsleyae isolate MSU_618 chromosome 9, PKINGS_0.4, whole genome shotgun sequence carries:
- the LOC140592471 gene encoding killer cell lectin-like receptor subfamily B member 1B allele C, producing the protein MHYYLTTGQLRKENSAFKEANQQLQELNNNLSAQNESLESENTQLLKGPTLLDEILQFRKSLHASGYIGGSDCAAGAIVVKSLIGAHNARRCSRCPKGWTFNNSKCYFVFLGQKWETRKSWKDSRLECIKMGADLLTIQNEEEQMFIMNFAPTYYDEYHGYWIGLTGKAQDWVWINGSSLTTGFWADAGSQNKTHVLTNTGHKDKALNSWRSTNPDMRNRWICENKALLF